The following nucleotide sequence is from Aedes aegypti strain LVP_AGWG chromosome 3, AaegL5.0 Primary Assembly, whole genome shotgun sequence.
CTCGACGCCATTCTTCAAGGCCTTCTTGAGGAATGGGGCAAGCTTGGCGACATCGCATTTGTAGTTGGCGGCGATGTACTTCTTGATGGCCTGCAGGGACGATCCGTTGCGTTCCTTCAAGGTTTTGATGGCAGCAACAACCATGTCGTTGACTGGGGGGTGGGTCGACGGCTTCTTCGGCTTGCCCTGTCCCTTGGGGGCCCTTGGCTTCTTGGTCTTGGCTGGCGAGGCAGCCGGGGCTGCGGCAGCGGCTTCAGTGGCAACTTCAGACATCTCGATAGGTAGCTAGAGTAACACTCACACGATGGCGATAGTAAACGAATGAATGACGGAAATTCTGGCAACAGTGCGGTGTTCGATTTCGTCGTCTGTGTTAGGGATGCAGACATGGTCGTCCACTGGATGACTGTTCGCGAAAtattgtacatatttttggtaacACCTTTTTAAAACGCATTTTTCCGGTAATCGCACTAAGTATTTGCCTGTCTAGTATGTCCGTTTGGTGAGTGCATGAGTCTCGCTAGCAGCCCGTCATCGCCACATCGGGCCGGTTTCGCGAGAAGCACCGCTGAGACATGTCTTTACAGCACCCGTGCGCCATATGGTGTGGCTTTGCTCGATAAAACAATCAATAGTAACTATTGAAACAATACCACCCTGCACGGCGGTGGTGAATTTGGCAACATGAATGGTTGCTCTTTGCGGTGACATGCGGGTATAGCCAGTATGCCGGTGTCTAATGGCCCCTAATGAGCCTCAAACAAAGTCATTCCCAGTGCCGACAAGCGATGTTACGCGTttggttttagtaaactttgaacaatgttaatttgatgtttttcatcAAACATACCGAAAACTTGGGCTCGACTATGACGTCAGTCACACAAGTTTGTGCCATTTTGTCCGGAAAACAATGTCACCAAACACTAATCACCTTCCACCTGTGCACTGTTGGTTGGTCGAATGTGTGCAAATTGCTGGCATTTGCCTCAGCCATCGGCGGCAACTGCATTGGAAAAGGACAGTGCACGTGCTACTATGGATCTAGTTTATCTGAGAATGTTTTACTTCAAGAAGCAAGCAAGCAAAGCAAGCACCCTCCCTGCGGTGGAATCTGCAAATGAGCTAGTGCGAAATCTGCCCGAATAGGCATCGGTTTTGCTAGCTGCAGTTGCATCGAATGAACATTCCATACAATCTCTTCTGGCGGCAGTAGTACCGGACATGTCGCGCTGAATTCGCGACAAATTGTTCTCGGAAGTCCCTAACATGCCCCACGGCACGTGTTCCCGGTGTAGAAACTGCACCCTACATTCCCCCGATCGAGATATATTTTTGTGTACAGTGCCCTCAGGGGCTGTTCAACGTGTCTGTCCGTGCTAGTACTGAGCAACACCCGAGCCAGGAAGCCGAATGGCAACCACACAACGTGTCATGTCACCAtcattcgcaaatttcataacgccaacaaTGACCATTTGCAACGCGCCCACCACCCATTGTGTATAAGAATGTTTTCCCAATTTCGTTTGACCCGTTACATCTCGAAGACACACCACCCACCCATGAACTATGTGAATGGGCCCCATCAATGGGAACCGATTGATGGCATTATCGAGATTATCCGATCGATAACATTTGCATCAACTGTTGTTCGATAAACGTTATTATGATAGCCTGAACTGCTGGGATGCTCTTACGAGATCGTTTGTAATGGGACGCTAGAAAACATAATGAGCTTCTTTCCAGTACGTTGAGAAGAAGAACGAACGAACCACGAAACTTGTCATCATGCCTGCCTAGCTAGCTAGTCCTATGATGTCAAAATTGTCGTAAACTACTAACATGCAGCACAACCGATAGCAAAAATGAAGTTGTTAAGGTGCAACATGGCAATCAgcataaatattgaactttAAACATTCTGCTAGTGAATGAAGTGTGGTTAAGGTGCAACATGGCTGGCacaacattttgttttgttttgcaatCAGCAGAAATGTTGAACGTACGAAGTGGATCTTCTTGTTTTAATTTCAAACTGATGGAAAAACTTAGctctagggtttttttttgtgaacagaTTTTTCCCTATACTGCTTAACAATTAAATTCCTATTATTTATTACGCAGCTGAATGGGGATCCAAATCTCTGCAACTGTAATCGTTATAATTAATCAATACTGAAACTGATAAcatcgaataaataaaatgaattgaataaattcaaaCTGATAAGAGAGGGGGGTGTTGTCACGTATGAAGTCACCGCCGTGACACTACCTCAGTCGGTTCAATAGTGTGATAAAACAGTCTAGTgtcagattttcaaaatcaactcttTTTCGGGATTGAaatagtggccctgaaaagggcctttTGGTTTGGTGTGATTGAACGCAGTGTTGGTTGTCATTTACTTGGAGCTGGTGTATTTGGTGACGGCCTTGGTGCCTTCCGAAACGGCGTACTTGGCCAACTCTCCCGGGAGCAGAAGCCGGACGGCGGTTTGGATTTCGCGGGATGTGATCGTCGAACGCTTGTTGTAGTGGGCCAGGCGGGAGGCTTCGGCGGCAATACGCTCAAAGATGTCGTTGACGAAGCCGTTCATGATGCTCATGGCTTTCGACGAAACGCCAGTGTCGGGGTGAACTTGCTTCAACACCTTGTAGATGTAGATGGCGTAGCTTTCCTTCCTgcgctgcttcttcttcttcttatcgcCCTTGACAATGTTCTTCTGGGCCTTGCCGGATTTCTTCGCGGCCTTTCCGCTGGTTTTCGGTGCCATCGTGCTGCTAACGTTGTTTTAGATTCCAAACGAAAACTGAAACTGATGCCCGACCGAACCAGTCGGTTCTCTTTTATACCCGTAGAATGGTGAGCGCTGTTCCGCCCCTTCGCTTCGTTTGCTACTTCATCCATTTCGTTCGTACCATCCTAGTATGAGTGCAGCGCAGGGCTACGCATGTATAAAAGATACCCTCATCCGCGAAATTACCATCAGTACCGCTTACGTACGCTTCGTGAACGTTTGTTTCTCAAGTCCACTCAAACTCAACCACAAAATGTCTGGCCGCGGCAAAGGAGGCAAAGTTAAGGGAAAGGCAAAGTCCCGTTCCAACCGCGCTGGATTGCAGTTCCCAGTCGGTCGTATTCACCGTCTGCTCCGGAAGGGCAACTATGCCGAGCGTGTCGGTGCCGGCGCTCCAGTCTACTTGGCTGCCGTTATGGAATATCTGGCCGCTGAAGTGCTCGAATTGGCAGGAAACGCTGCCCGTGACAACAAGAAGACCAGAATCATTCCCCGTCATCTGCAGTTGGCCATCCGCAACGACGAAGAATTGAACAAGCTGCTGTCCGGTGTTACCATCGCCCAAGGTGGTGTTCTGCCCAACATTCAGGCTGTCTTGCTGCCGAAGAAAACCGAAAAGAAGGCATAAGTTACACTGCGTGCATCAAACCaaaaaccgtccttttcaggacgacaatatcCAGTCCACCGCTAGAGAGTTGTTGTTGAAATATtgcagatttatctaatttagccacagagaggatcgatgaagagatatCGGCCATATTATGACCATTTCTGAATCAATTCCTAGATTCCGCGGGGGGAAACGTTTGGGCTTCTTAAATGTTCTGTTCGGGATACCTCGAACTTTCGATTTTTGGAGTTCAATTTGCCGAAACAGaaacataaaacattgaaacaGCCAGCCCTGCGTGAGCTGTTCCTGCAGAGAGAGGAGGGTAaactcgtccccttaatgctacaactagataactcgaaaatcaaaattttgagatgtgcaactttgaaaatatAACCGTTTTTCAAGGTGAAGAGAATATGATTGGAAAATAAACTTCAACTTATGTATTTTtaatcacacgcttatgagctgtggatattttgcaaaCCTAATTGAGAATAATGTTTTGAcgtattgaagtcaaaaatttcaaatttcgagttatctagttgtagcatcaaggggacgaactGTTCATCCAGTTCCTGCCCCATTTTCTACTATCTACTGCTTGACAATAGAAGAGTTGATGAAGCAGGTAGTATTTAAAAACTTATATTATTTATTCGAGGAAAGGCTATATCAGGAGCTCCTAATATTAAAGGAATCAATCAATTTCCAAACCCCACAATTATAATTATCAATTATAACTATCATAGGGGTGTGATTCAAAGTAAACAAGCCAAAGATTACGTTTCAATCATACGGTCAAACTTTCAATGTTGGATGTTCGAGTTGTCTAGTTTGTAGCAACAAGGGGAGgcgagctgggaaagcttctgaaTCCGGAAAAGAGCATAAGAAGAAGGGGAAACATACGGCCGGTACCAGAGAATGAAGTCCGCGCTGgagatgcacattcaaaagtgtgTGCAAAGCGAAGCATGAAGGGACAACTCGAGTTGTCGGTTGGTTGACGTACCTCCCTCATCAGTGTTGAGAGTATGATCGTTCGGTGGTAGGAGGAAGGTCAAGGGGCTTTAGGAAGTAATCGTTCCCCCAGGGGAACAAACAGTTTTAGGTACACTGAAGGGAAAATTGCTCACACAACTCTTTTAGGGAATGCTctagtggccctgaaaagggccgttttgttgAGAATGGCAACTATAATGCAGAccgaatttaagcgcgttctccacggatacggcgagccagctggatgtccttgggcataatggtgacacgcttggcgtggatggcgcaaaggttggtatcttcgaaaagaccgaccagataggcctcgctcgcttcctgcagggccatgacagccgagctctggaagcgcagatcggtcttgaagtcctgggCGATCTCACGAACCAGACGCTGGAATGGCAGCTTGCGGATCAGCAGCTCAGTCGACTTTTGGTAGCGACGGATTTCACGCAGAGCAACGGTTCCTGGCCGATAACGGTGAGGCTTCTTGACacctccggtggctggggcgctcttgcgagcggCTTTGGTAGCCAGCTGCTTGCGAGGAGCTTTTCCTCCAGTAGACTTACGAGCAGTCTGCTTGGTACGGGCCATTGTGTTAGATGATGATTAATTTGCTTTCAATCCAAACGGCGACAGAATGAGGGTCAAAAAACCAGGCAGTCCTCTTTTATATGCTCATATCGATGCAGGCAACCAATCGGAAGCCACGGAAGAATAGAAAAAGCAAGAGAGGAAAGAAGAACTCAACCCTCGAGTGGGTATAAAAGTGGCCGCTAGTGTTTGGCGCAGCCCCATCATTCCGAATCGAACTGCCGTTGTGAACGGTTGCGTGTCTTTTTGAGTTGCGAGACAAGTTCGAATTCTCCTCCGTTCGTGTGCGAAGTGCTCTTTTCGCGATTTCCCGCTCCCGCGACTGCTCTCCGGCGCTGACCTACCTCCTTGGGGTGGCTAGCCAAAAGGCATCTCTGCAAGCAGAGCAACCGCGGCCCATAGCGATGGGTCGCAACAGGAAGCAAAAGGCGGACTCCGCCTCGACCCCCGCCCCGCTGGCCGACAGTGGGCAGACCAGCGCGCCGAAACGCGCAAGAAATGAGGATGCCAACCCGGCGGCGTACAGCAGGTTGCTGGCAAACAACCAGTTTGCCTCCCTGCCTGTGGACCAAGCCCCCCCGGGCGCGAAAGTTCCCCCCCTCTTCACGGCGTTGAAGGACCTCTCGGCGCTGCGATCCGAGCTAGCGGCCAACAACATCCGGCCGCTGTTCAAGCTGTGCCATACCGGCACTAAGATCATGTGCGCCTCCGGCGCCGATTACGACAAGGCCGGCAAGCTGCTGAAGGCAAAAGGGGTGGAATTCTACACCCACGATGCCCCCGGCAGCAAGCCGTTGAAAGTTCTCGTCCGAGGGCTGCCGGAGTTCACCCCGGAGGCAATcgtggacgaaatgaaggcggCTGGACTCAAGCCGACGAATGTGTTCCCCATCCGGAGAGCACAAGGAGGACGACATCGGGACCAGCTCTACCTGGCCCACTTGGAGAAGGGGTCCACCACCATGGCGGGACTGACGAGGGTGAGAGCGCTCTTCCACATCGTGGTGGAATGGGAGCGCTACCGCCCGAAGAAACGGGACGTGACGCAGTGTGGCAACTGCCTCGCGTTCGGGCACGGGACGAGGAACTGCCACATGAAGCCTCGCTGTGGCAAATGTGCCGGCGCGCACGCCACGATAACATGCCAGCCAATGGAGGAGGGCATCGAGCCGAAGTGCGCCAACTGTGGCGCCAACCACGAGGGCAGCAGCCGCAACTGCCCCAAACGTGCGGAGTTTCTGGCAATCCGCCAGCAAGCGTCCGCCAAGAAGCTGGGACGGCAACGCCAGCGCCAACCACCCCCACCGCTGACTGAGGAGCACTTCCCGACGCCCCGCTACCAAGTGCCCAATCTGCCACCGCTTCAACCAACCCACCGGCAGGCATCCCGCCAGTCGGCCCCTTCCGTTCAGCATCGCCTCgcggccgccgccgccgccccACCGGTGCAGAATGCGCCCCCTCCTGGATGGGGGAATCCTGGACGCAGTGTCCCCGGCACTCCTCCCTCCGACGACGGCTCCCTGTACACTCCGGAGCAAATGTTGGAGTACACCAGGGACTTGTTCCAACGGCTGCGCGCCTGCCGTTCCAAGTCGGAGCAGATCAACGCCGCCAACTCGGTGGTATTCGCCTTTCTCGCCAAATATGGCCCGTGAGGCCACCACCAAGATCCTCAACTGGAACGCTTGCTCCCTCCGGAGCAAAAACCGAGAGTTGTCCGCCTTCCTGGACCAAGAAGGCATCGACATAGCCATGATCACGGAGACGCACCTCAAGCCGGAAGTTAACATCTTCATCCCCGACTTCCGGCTCGTGCGGCTTGACCGGTGCGGATCCGAAGGTGGAGGCGTTGCGGTTGCTCTGCGGAGGAACGTAAACTGCACCCTGCTGCCGAGCTTCCAACTAAAAGTCATCGAGGCCGTAGGTGTTCGGGTGGAAACCTCCATCGGCCCAATCACGATCATCGCGGCGTACTGCCCGAAGCAAACCAACATCAACGACGGAACATCGGCGGCCCTAAAGCAAGACATCGTCAAACTGACACGGCGGCAGGGGCAGTTCATCCTGGCTGGCGATCTGAATGCAAGGCACGAGATCTGGGGAAACCCCCGGCGAAATAGGAACGGCCTCATCCTACAACAAGACCTGGAGGAAGGCCACTACACCATCCTGAGCCCGGATTCACCCACCCGCCTGAGCCGGTCCGGGGCCCATGCGACCATTGATATCTTCCTGACCAACATGGCCGACAACATCTCCCAACCGGTCGTTCACCAGGACCTGAGCTCGGACCACTACCCGGTGGTGGCAGAAGTTGGTT
It contains:
- the LOC110678260 gene encoding histone H2A-like translates to MSAAQGYACIKDTLIREITISTAYVRFVNVCFSSPLKLNHKMSGRGKGGKVKGKAKSRSNRAGLQFPVGRIHRLLRKGNYAERVGAGAPVYLAAVMEYLAAEVLELAGNAARDNKKTRIIPRHLQLAIRNDEELNKLLSGVTIAQGGVLPNIQAVLLPKKTEKKA
- the LOC110678259 gene encoding histone H2B-like; this encodes MAPKTSGKAAKKSGKAQKNIVKGDKKKKKQRRKESYAIYIYKVLKQVHPDTGVSSKAMSIMNGFVNDIFERIAAEASRLAHYNKRSTITSREIQTAVRLLLPGELAKYAVSEGTKAVTKYTSSK